From one Flavobacterium kingsejongi genomic stretch:
- the trxA gene encoding thioredoxin: MALAITDATFDEVVLKSDKPVLVDFWAAWCGPCRMVGPIIEEISSEYDGKAVVGKVDVDANQEFAAKYGVRNIPTVLVFQNGEVVGRQVGVAPKQTYTDSLDALL; the protein is encoded by the coding sequence ATGGCATTAGCAATAACTGATGCTACTTTTGATGAAGTAGTATTAAAGTCCGACAAACCAGTTTTGGTTGACTTTTGGGCAGCATGGTGTGGACCTTGCAGAATGGTTGGACCAATCATTGAAGAAATCAGCAGTGAATATGACGGTAAAGCCGTTGTAGGAAAAGTTGATGTAGATGCAAACCAGGAATTTGCTGCTAAATATGGTGTAAGAAACATCCCTACTGTACTTGTTTTTCAAAACGGTGAAGTAGTAGGCAGACAAGTTGGAGTAGCTCCAAAACAAACTTACACGGACTCCTTAGACGCATTATTATAA
- the dnaE gene encoding DNA polymerase III subunit alpha, translating into MYLIFDTETTGLPKRWDAPITDTNNWPRCIQIAWQLHDEMGNLVEHQDYLVRPDGFNIPYDAERIHGISTELAMEQGIALQEVLEKFNIALSKAKFVVGQNVGFDINIMGCEFHRLGVGSDMAQKPVLDTCTEVTAGLLQLPGGRGGRFKLPTLTELHEYLFGVPFSEAHNATADVEATTRCFLELIKREVFTQEQLDVPADYFRNFNERNPAGIKLIGLRHINLKAASDAIRERLLQQKTANQFQNRSSEDLQVFKDCDFVHLHNHTQFSVLQSTISIPALVQAAAKHKMPAVAMTDHANLMGAFHFVSAVFNQNKAAEAKNKELVEQGEEPTEVIMKPIVGCEFFVCEDHKDKSRKDNGYQIVLLAKNKKGYHNLAKMSSIAYTEGFYYVPRIDRKVILEFKEDIIVLSGNLYGEIPNKILNIGENQAEEALLWWKEKFGPDFYIEVMRHNQEDENRVNATLIDLAHRHDVKIVASNNTFYVEKENANAHDILLCVRDGEKQGTPIGRGRGYRFGLPNQEYYFKSGEDMKALFNDLPEAITSIQEVVDKIEPYSLHRDVLLPKFDIPEEFLVVEDEADGGKRGENLFLKHLTFEGAKKRYGEITPEIQDRLDFELQTIEKTGYPGYFLIVQDFIAAARGMDVSVGPGRGSAAGSVVAYCLWITNIDPMLYDLLFERFLNPDRVSMPDIDIDFDDEGRSRVMDYVINKYGSKQVAQIITYGKMATKSAIRDTSRVLDLPLFEADRIAKLIPGMMPSKWNLARFLSEGEDLIKKAVRTEEFDKIKELIAIANENDLAGETIQQAKVLEGNLRNTGIHACGVIITPSDITNFVPVSTAKDSDLYVTQFDNSVVESAGLLKMDFLGLKTLTLIKDTVKLVKYRTGIELDPDFFPIDDVKTYELFQRGETVGIFQYESAGMQKYMKELKPTVFGDLIAMNALYRPGPLEYIPSFVRRKNGEEPIVYDLDACEEYLKDTYGITVYQEQVMLLSQKLASFSKGDADVLRKAMGKKQKDVLDKMKSKFIDQAVANGHAADKLEKIWKDWEAFAQYAFNKSHSTCYAWIAYQTAYLKAHYPAEYMAAVLSNNMNDIKQVSFFMEECKRMGLQVLGPDVNESFYKFTVNDNYAVRFGMGAIKGVGSGAVATIVEKRKDGNYKSIFDLAKRIDLRAANKKAFENLAYAGGFDCFLNTHRAQYFHDEGDGIVFFEKAMRYGSKYQENENSSQVSLFGESSEVEIPEPVVPACEDWSTMEKLAKEKEVVGIYISGHPLDDYRFEMKYFCNAKLEALKSLELHVNKNLNIGGILTNIQHRVAKNGKGWASFTMEGYDESSEFRIFGEEYLKFRHFLIQNNFVYVKLMVREGWANQETGKKGEPRIQFIGIQYLQDVLAAFAKKLIIQMNISDLQTALITRLSEIFQANHGDHTVTFEMMELERYTKKVEVQSMVSDVDPVEYDVDSPEQVDIKIEEEVEQTKVITHLKMNSRKLKIQISTPLLEELEKMQLNFKLN; encoded by the coding sequence ATGTATTTAATTTTTGATACCGAAACTACCGGTTTGCCGAAGCGGTGGGATGCACCAATTACCGATACAAACAACTGGCCGAGATGTATACAGATCGCGTGGCAGCTTCATGATGAAATGGGAAATTTAGTTGAGCATCAGGATTATCTGGTTCGTCCTGACGGTTTTAATATTCCTTATGATGCTGAGCGTATCCACGGAATTTCTACCGAATTGGCAATGGAGCAGGGAATCGCGCTTCAGGAGGTTTTAGAAAAATTCAATATTGCTTTGTCTAAAGCCAAATTTGTCGTAGGGCAGAATGTTGGCTTTGACATTAATATCATGGGATGTGAGTTCCATCGTCTCGGCGTGGGATCGGATATGGCTCAAAAGCCGGTACTGGATACCTGTACCGAAGTTACGGCTGGATTATTGCAGCTCCCTGGTGGTCGTGGTGGCCGATTTAAATTGCCAACACTTACAGAACTACACGAATATCTTTTTGGAGTTCCTTTTTCAGAAGCCCATAATGCTACTGCCGACGTTGAGGCAACAACACGTTGTTTCCTGGAACTGATAAAAAGAGAAGTTTTTACCCAGGAACAACTCGATGTTCCTGCTGATTATTTCAGGAACTTTAATGAACGTAATCCTGCTGGAATAAAGTTGATCGGCTTAAGGCATATCAATTTAAAGGCCGCTTCCGATGCGATACGGGAGCGACTGCTACAGCAAAAAACGGCAAACCAGTTTCAAAATCGTTCCTCAGAAGACCTTCAGGTTTTTAAAGATTGCGATTTCGTGCACCTGCACAATCATACACAGTTTTCCGTTTTGCAATCTACGATTAGTATCCCTGCGTTGGTGCAGGCTGCAGCAAAGCACAAGATGCCGGCAGTAGCCATGACCGATCATGCCAACCTGATGGGGGCTTTTCATTTTGTGAGTGCGGTGTTCAATCAGAATAAAGCGGCGGAAGCTAAAAATAAAGAACTTGTAGAACAGGGTGAGGAGCCTACAGAGGTGATAATGAAACCTATTGTAGGATGTGAATTTTTTGTTTGTGAAGATCATAAAGACAAGTCCAGAAAAGATAATGGGTATCAGATTGTCCTTTTGGCAAAGAATAAAAAAGGGTACCATAACCTGGCTAAAATGTCTTCTATCGCTTATACGGAAGGATTTTACTATGTGCCCAGGATTGACCGTAAGGTAATATTGGAATTTAAGGAAGATATTATTGTTTTGTCAGGAAATCTTTATGGGGAGATTCCTAATAAGATCCTGAATATAGGGGAGAACCAGGCTGAAGAAGCTTTGTTGTGGTGGAAAGAGAAGTTTGGTCCCGATTTTTATATTGAGGTAATGCGCCACAATCAGGAAGATGAAAATCGTGTGAATGCGACATTAATCGACCTGGCGCATCGTCATGATGTGAAGATCGTGGCCTCGAATAATACGTTTTATGTAGAAAAAGAAAATGCCAATGCCCATGATATTTTACTCTGTGTCCGTGATGGCGAGAAACAGGGGACACCGATAGGCCGGGGTAGGGGCTATCGTTTTGGATTACCGAATCAGGAATACTATTTTAAATCGGGAGAAGACATGAAAGCGCTTTTCAACGATTTGCCGGAAGCAATTACATCAATTCAGGAAGTGGTTGATAAAATTGAACCCTATTCCCTGCATCGTGATGTACTGCTGCCTAAATTTGATATTCCGGAAGAGTTTTTAGTTGTCGAGGATGAGGCAGATGGCGGAAAAAGAGGAGAGAATCTTTTTTTGAAGCATCTTACTTTTGAAGGAGCCAAAAAACGGTATGGCGAAATCACTCCTGAAATTCAGGACAGGCTGGATTTTGAATTGCAGACTATCGAGAAAACCGGATATCCGGGATACTTCCTTATTGTACAGGATTTTATCGCTGCAGCAAGGGGGATGGATGTGTCGGTAGGTCCGGGAAGGGGATCGGCAGCAGGTTCTGTTGTGGCCTATTGCCTTTGGATTACCAATATCGATCCGATGTTGTACGATTTGCTTTTTGAGCGTTTCCTGAATCCGGATCGTGTGTCTATGCCCGATATTGATATTGATTTTGATGATGAAGGACGTAGCCGTGTCATGGACTATGTAATTAATAAATATGGCTCCAAACAAGTAGCTCAGATCATTACCTATGGTAAAATGGCTACAAAATCAGCAATCCGTGATACTTCCCGAGTGCTGGATTTGCCTTTGTTTGAAGCCGATCGTATTGCAAAACTGATTCCGGGTATGATGCCTTCCAAATGGAATCTGGCCCGTTTTCTTTCTGAAGGGGAAGATCTCATTAAAAAAGCAGTTCGTACTGAGGAATTTGATAAGATTAAGGAGCTGATTGCAATTGCCAATGAAAATGATTTGGCGGGAGAAACGATCCAACAGGCGAAAGTATTGGAAGGAAATCTTCGAAATACTGGGATCCATGCCTGTGGGGTAATTATTACGCCAAGTGATATTACCAACTTCGTACCGGTATCCACAGCAAAAGATTCTGATTTGTATGTTACGCAATTTGATAACTCTGTTGTAGAAAGTGCAGGACTGCTAAAGATGGACTTTTTGGGTTTGAAAACCCTTACCTTAATTAAGGATACTGTAAAATTGGTAAAATATAGGACGGGTATTGAATTGGATCCTGACTTTTTTCCAATTGATGATGTTAAGACATACGAACTGTTCCAGCGTGGAGAAACGGTAGGGATCTTCCAGTATGAGTCTGCCGGGATGCAAAAATACATGAAAGAACTGAAGCCGACTGTCTTTGGGGATTTGATTGCGATGAATGCCTTATACCGTCCAGGGCCATTGGAATATATTCCGAGTTTTGTCCGCCGGAAAAATGGAGAAGAGCCAATTGTATACGATTTGGATGCCTGCGAAGAATACCTGAAAGATACCTATGGAATTACAGTATATCAGGAACAGGTAATGCTGCTGTCACAGAAACTGGCCAGTTTCTCTAAAGGTGATGCCGACGTTTTGCGTAAGGCGATGGGTAAGAAACAGAAAGATGTACTGGATAAAATGAAATCCAAATTTATCGATCAGGCGGTAGCTAATGGGCATGCTGCAGACAAACTGGAAAAGATATGGAAAGACTGGGAGGCTTTTGCGCAATATGCTTTTAATAAATCCCACTCGACCTGTTATGCCTGGATTGCGTATCAGACAGCGTACCTTAAGGCGCATTATCCTGCAGAATATATGGCGGCAGTGCTGTCTAATAATATGAATGATATCAAGCAGGTTTCTTTTTTTATGGAAGAATGTAAGCGGATGGGACTTCAGGTTTTAGGACCCGATGTTAATGAGTCCTTTTACAAGTTTACTGTAAACGATAATTATGCAGTACGTTTCGGAATGGGCGCTATTAAAGGTGTGGGTTCTGGTGCGGTAGCGACTATTGTAGAAAAAAGGAAAGACGGTAATTATAAATCAATCTTTGATCTGGCCAAACGTATTGATTTGCGTGCGGCGAATAAGAAAGCATTTGAAAACTTAGCCTATGCCGGTGGATTTGATTGCTTTTTGAACACACATCGTGCGCAATATTTTCATGATGAAGGCGATGGAATTGTCTTTTTTGAAAAAGCGATGCGCTATGGATCAAAGTACCAGGAAAACGAAAACTCTTCCCAGGTCAGCCTTTTTGGGGAGAGTAGTGAAGTTGAAATCCCGGAACCAGTTGTGCCGGCCTGTGAAGACTGGAGCACAATGGAAAAATTGGCGAAAGAAAAAGAAGTGGTCGGGATTTATATTTCAGGGCATCCGCTTGATGATTATCGTTTTGAGATGAAATACTTCTGTAATGCAAAACTGGAAGCCCTGAAAAGCCTGGAATTGCATGTAAATAAGAATTTGAATATTGGAGGGATATTGACAAACATCCAGCATAGAGTTGCTAAAAATGGTAAAGGTTGGGCTTCATTCACGATGGAGGGTTATGATGAAAGTTCCGAATTCCGGATTTTTGGAGAAGAATACCTTAAATTCAGGCATTTCCTGATTCAGAATAATTTCGTGTACGTTAAATTGATGGTGCGTGAAGGCTGGGCCAACCAGGAGACAGGTAAAAAAGGAGAGCCACGAATACAATTTATAGGGATTCAATATTTGCAGGATGTCCTGGCTGCATTTGCTAAAAAGCTAATCATACAAATGAATATCTCCGATCTGCAAACAGCACTTATTACGCGTTTGAGTGAAATATTCCAGGCCAATCACGGGGATCATACGGTAACTTTTGAAATGATGGAGCTCGAACGCTACACTAAAAAAGTAGAAGTCCAGAGCATGGTTTCCGATGTCGATCCGGTCGAATATGACGTTGATAGTCCCGAACAGGTAGATATTAAGATTGAAGAAGAGGTAGAGCAAACAAAAGTAATTACGCATCTGAAAATGAATAGCCGAAAGCTTAAGATACAGATTTCTACGCCTTTATTGGAAGAGTTAGAAAAAATGCAGCTTAATTTCAAGCTCAATTAG
- a CDS encoding adenylyltransferase/cytidyltransferase family protein has translation MKMDLEIQRIGITFSAFDLLHAGHIKMLEDAKKICDYLIVGLQTDPTIDRPGKNRPTQSVVERYIQLKGCKYVDEIVPYTTEQDLEDILRSFTVHVRIIGDEYKKKEFTGRKYCEEKGIELFYNTRDHRFSSSGLRKVVYDCECSKVEQSA, from the coding sequence ATGAAAATGGATCTAGAAATACAAAGAATAGGAATTACATTTAGCGCTTTTGACTTATTGCATGCAGGGCATATAAAAATGCTGGAAGATGCCAAAAAAATATGCGATTACCTGATTGTAGGGCTGCAAACAGATCCTACAATTGACCGTCCTGGAAAAAACAGGCCAACACAATCAGTAGTCGAAAGATATATACAGTTGAAAGGCTGTAAGTATGTAGATGAAATAGTTCCTTATACTACAGAGCAGGATCTGGAAGATATACTGCGTTCTTTTACCGTTCACGTGCGTATCATAGGTGATGAGTATAAAAAGAAAGAATTTACCGGTAGGAAATATTGCGAGGAAAAAGGAATTGAACTTTTCTATAACACACGTGACCATCGCTTTTCCAGCAGCGGATTGCGTAAAGTTGTGTACGATTGTGAATGTAGTAAAGTAGAGCAAAGTGCTTAA
- a CDS encoding RNA recognition motif domain-containing protein produces MNIFVGSLPFSIEEADLRESFEAYGAVDSVKIITDKFTGRSKGFGFVEMPNDEEAQKAIDELNGATVQGRAIVVNKSEPKPEGERRSFGGGGNSRGGSDFRGGNSRGGSDYRGGNDRNSGGGYNKGGNGGNRGGY; encoded by the coding sequence ATGAATATTTTCGTGGGAAGCCTTCCGTTCAGTATTGAGGAAGCAGATTTAAGAGAGTCTTTCGAGGCTTATGGAGCAGTTGATTCTGTAAAAATTATTACTGATAAATTTACTGGAAGAAGTAAAGGATTTGGTTTCGTTGAAATGCCAAATGATGAGGAAGCTCAGAAAGCTATTGACGAATTGAACGGTGCAACTGTTCAGGGACGTGCTATAGTAGTTAACAAATCTGAACCGAAACCGGAAGGTGAAAGAAGAAGCTTTGGTGGCGGCGGAAATAGTCGTGGTGGAAGTGATTTCAGAGGTGGTAATAGCCGTGGTGGAAGTGACTACAGAGGTGGAAACGATCGCAATAGCGGTGGTGGATACAATAAAGGTGGTAACGGCGGAAACCGTGGAGGTTACTAA
- the rimM gene encoding ribosome maturation factor RimM (Essential for efficient processing of 16S rRNA), translating into MRKEDCFYLGKIAKKFSFKGEVLAYLDTDEPQLYENLESVFVEFNKNLVPFFIESSSIHKNDFLRIRFEDMHSEEDAEKLLGCGIYLPLKMLPKLTGNKFYFHEVIGFEIEDKRRGVFGKIVSINDSTAQPLFEVENGSVEILVPMIDQFLIKIDRENKKVIMDLPEGLIEMYL; encoded by the coding sequence ATGCGCAAAGAAGACTGTTTCTATTTAGGTAAAATCGCTAAAAAATTTAGTTTCAAGGGAGAAGTTCTGGCTTATTTAGACACGGACGAACCTCAATTGTATGAAAATCTGGAATCAGTTTTTGTTGAATTCAACAAAAATCTGGTTCCATTTTTTATTGAAAGTAGCTCCATCCATAAAAATGATTTCCTACGCATCCGTTTTGAAGACATGCATAGTGAAGAGGATGCCGAGAAACTTTTAGGCTGCGGGATTTACCTTCCCCTAAAAATGTTACCAAAACTTACCGGTAACAAGTTCTATTTTCACGAAGTAATTGGCTTTGAAATCGAAGACAAGAGACGTGGTGTTTTTGGAAAAATAGTTTCTATTAATGATTCTACTGCCCAGCCCCTGTTTGAAGTTGAAAATGGTTCCGTTGAAATTCTTGTCCCTATGATTGATCAGTTCCTGATTAAAATCGACAGGGAGAATAAAAAAGTTATCATGGATCTTCCGGAAGGACTTATAGAGATGTACCTCTAA
- a CDS encoding DUF58 domain-containing protein, producing MKIENQIEKISGFRHLELLANQVVEGFISGMHKSPFHGFSAEFAEHKTYNQGESTKHIDWKLFAKTDRLYTKRFEEETNLRCHLIVDNSSSMHYPKLIDTAKFYESKIGFSVLAAAVLMTLLKKQRDAVGLSIYSDTYEYYASEKGSDRHHRMLINALEQTLQAPKEAKNTDTIQFLHQIAEKMHRRSMIILFTDMFQPGGEEALFNALQHLKHNKHKVVLFHVIDKKRELKFDFDNTPRKFIDLETGEEVNLFAENVQVEYEKKVDDYFKKLALTCAQYKIRYVPVGVGENFEKIMTTYLVEKQIFG from the coding sequence ATGAAGATTGAGAATCAAATAGAAAAAATATCCGGCTTCCGACATTTGGAATTGCTGGCCAATCAAGTGGTAGAAGGATTTATCTCGGGAATGCATAAAAGTCCTTTTCATGGCTTTTCAGCAGAATTTGCCGAGCATAAGACTTACAATCAGGGGGAAAGCACAAAGCACATCGACTGGAAGCTTTTTGCCAAAACCGACCGCTTGTATACCAAACGATTTGAAGAGGAGACCAACCTCCGTTGCCATTTGATCGTGGATAATTCTTCTTCCATGCATTATCCTAAATTAATTGATACAGCGAAGTTTTACGAGAGTAAAATTGGATTTTCAGTACTTGCCGCAGCCGTACTGATGACCCTGCTTAAAAAGCAACGTGATGCGGTAGGGTTGAGTATCTATTCCGACACCTATGAGTACTATGCTTCGGAAAAGGGAAGTGACCGCCACCACCGGATGCTGATAAATGCACTGGAACAGACATTGCAGGCGCCTAAAGAAGCTAAAAATACTGATACCATACAATTCCTCCATCAGATCGCAGAGAAGATGCACAGGCGTTCTATGATCATCCTTTTTACGGATATGTTTCAGCCGGGAGGGGAAGAAGCGCTCTTTAATGCACTGCAACATCTAAAACACAACAAGCATAAAGTGGTATTATTTCATGTCATTGATAAGAAAAGAGAGCTTAAATTTGATTTTGATAACACCCCAAGGAAGTTTATTGACCTCGAAACAGGGGAAGAAGTGAATTTATTTGCCGAAAATGTACAGGTAGAATATGAAAAAAAGGTAGATGACTACTTTAAAAAGCTAGCATTAACGTGTGCTCAATACAAAATCAGGTATGTTCCGGTAGGAGTAGGTGAAAATTTTGAAAAAATAATGACGACATATCTTGTTGAGAAACAAATATTTGGGTAA
- a CDS encoding 30S ribosomal protein S16 — MSVKIRLQRHGKKGKPFYWVVAADARSKRDGKYLEKIGTYNPNTNPATIDLNLDSAVQWLHNGAQPTDTARAILSYKGALLKHHLDGGVRKGALTQEQADEKLAKWLDEKSGKVDAKKDTLSTSKADAKAKAFAAEKKVNEDRIAAAKQAEADAAKAEEVPAVEEEATEAPAAEENNEETQA; from the coding sequence ATGTCTGTAAAAATTAGATTACAAAGACACGGTAAAAAAGGAAAACCTTTTTACTGGGTTGTAGCTGCTGATGCACGCTCAAAAAGAGATGGTAAATACTTAGAGAAAATCGGTACTTACAATCCAAACACAAACCCTGCAACTATCGATTTAAATCTTGATAGCGCTGTACAATGGCTTCACAATGGTGCTCAGCCAACTGACACTGCAAGAGCTATCCTTTCTTACAAAGGAGCTTTATTGAAACACCACCTTGATGGCGGAGTTCGTAAAGGTGCTTTAACTCAAGAACAAGCTGACGAAAAATTAGCAAAATGGCTTGATGAGAAATCTGGAAAAGTTGATGCTAAAAAAGACACTCTTTCTACTTCTAAAGCAGACGCAAAAGCAAAAGCATTTGCTGCTGAGAAAAAAGTAAACGAAGATCGTATTGCTGCTGCTAAACAAGCAGAAGCTGATGCTGCTAAAGCGGAAGAAGTTCCTGCTGTAGAAGAAGAAGCTACTGAAGCACCTGCTGCAGAAGAAAACAACGAGGAAACCCAAGCTTAA
- a CDS encoding glycosyltransferase family 2 protein, with amino-acid sequence MEILILAFYSIMLLYAAAIGSLIYGFVRLSAFELYDTNPTTRFSILIPIRNEAENLPQLLSSLSALNYPATLFEVLFIDDDSSDTSLVLLQNTKMPFDFQVLPNQRKSGSPKKDAITTGIPIAQNEWIITTDADCTFPREWLLSFDNYIRKHHPEMVAGPVTYDCRYSFSDHFQQLDFMSLQGATMGSFGLHEAFLCNGANFAYTQKLFYALNGFEGNDRIASGDDVFLLQKAVASHSETVHYLKCKAAVVHTMPLQDWKSIFHQRIRWASKTTSYNSLFEKLLAVVVLAGNLTFLGIFVAAAAGFSIVHLAILLALKIAIDWVLILKTQHFITGSRPRFLIASSLFYPVFNTLVGCYSLFGSYQWKGRSFK; translated from the coding sequence ATGGAAATCCTGATCCTGGCCTTTTATAGCATCATGCTGCTCTATGCTGCTGCAATAGGCAGCCTGATTTATGGTTTTGTCCGGCTGTCAGCTTTTGAGTTATATGATACCAATCCCACCACCCGTTTTTCCATCCTAATTCCCATTCGCAACGAAGCTGAAAATTTACCCCAACTACTCAGCTCCCTTTCGGCACTAAACTACCCAGCAACTCTCTTTGAAGTACTTTTTATCGATGATGATTCCAGCGACACTTCGTTGGTTTTGCTTCAAAACACAAAAATGCCATTTGATTTTCAGGTGCTTCCCAACCAGCGAAAATCAGGATCACCCAAAAAAGATGCTATCACCACTGGTATACCCATAGCCCAAAATGAATGGATTATCACCACAGATGCCGACTGTACCTTTCCCCGGGAATGGCTGCTGTCTTTCGATAATTATATCAGGAAACACCATCCGGAAATGGTTGCAGGCCCTGTAACTTATGATTGTAGATACTCTTTCTCCGATCATTTCCAACAATTAGACTTTATGAGCCTGCAAGGTGCAACAATGGGAAGTTTTGGTCTCCACGAAGCCTTTCTTTGTAACGGTGCCAACTTTGCCTATACCCAAAAACTATTTTATGCCCTTAATGGTTTTGAAGGGAATGACAGAATAGCCAGTGGCGATGATGTTTTTTTATTACAGAAAGCTGTAGCATCACATTCCGAAACAGTTCATTATTTAAAATGCAAAGCGGCCGTTGTACACACTATGCCTTTACAGGATTGGAAATCCATATTCCACCAACGGATACGCTGGGCTTCCAAAACAACTTCCTACAATAGTCTTTTTGAAAAACTATTAGCAGTAGTAGTTTTGGCTGGAAACCTAACCTTTTTAGGGATTTTTGTAGCTGCTGCTGCAGGATTTTCAATAGTACATTTAGCCATCCTATTAGCACTAAAAATAGCAATTGACTGGGTTTTAATATTAAAAACACAGCATTTCATTACCGGATCACGACCAAGATTCCTCATAGCAAGCAGCCTGTTTTATCCAGTATTCAATACACTTGTAGGATGTTACAGCCTATTTGGAAGCTATCAATGGAAAGGGCGTTCTTTTAAATAG
- a CDS encoding DUF456 domain-containing protein encodes MEYILLITGFICVISGIIGSLLPAIPGAPLGWLGLLLISITNGVETNYWLLGVTLIVVLVVVVLDYTIPAQGTKRFGGSKYGIWGTNIGLVFGLIAPIPFGVIIGPFAGALIGELLYNSEDLSRAVKAATGSLLGFLASTFVSFVVSIIFFGLFLNIVWNHSTIWF; translated from the coding sequence ATGGAATATATTCTTCTTATTACAGGTTTTATATGTGTAATCTCAGGAATCATAGGAAGTTTACTTCCTGCAATACCAGGAGCACCTTTGGGATGGCTCGGCTTATTACTCATTTCTATTACAAATGGTGTAGAAACAAATTACTGGCTACTGGGAGTCACACTAATCGTTGTTTTGGTTGTAGTCGTTTTAGATTATACTATTCCCGCACAGGGAACAAAGCGTTTTGGCGGTAGTAAATATGGTATATGGGGAACCAATATCGGATTAGTATTCGGACTTATTGCCCCGATCCCATTTGGCGTAATTATCGGCCCGTTTGCTGGGGCACTAATAGGCGAACTACTTTACAACTCAGAAGACCTTAGCCGCGCAGTAAAAGCTGCCACAGGCTCGCTCCTTGGGTTTCTCGCTTCTACATTCGTCAGCTTTGTAGTGAGTATTATTTTCTTTGGCCTGTTCCTCAATATTGTTTGGAATCACAGTACCATCTGGTTCTAG
- a CDS encoding DUF6252 family protein, with product MKRLLSLLVLVLAFSSCEEDVKFNNPSVQGIKDNEMWRAVDYKATLQANGGLIVTGYTNFETLILKTSNITPGTYELGAGTANSATYSFTADGTEVNYSTGVNATGQITIENYDTASGTFTGQFKFKAKKLGNAVAGDSIVTYQKGVFYHIPVTAQ from the coding sequence ATGAAAAGATTATTGTCACTTTTGGTGCTTGTATTGGCATTTAGTTCTTGTGAGGAAGATGTTAAGTTTAATAACCCGTCAGTACAGGGTATAAAAGATAATGAAATGTGGCGCGCGGTTGATTATAAAGCAACGCTACAGGCAAATGGAGGTTTGATCGTTACAGGATATACAAATTTCGAGACACTAATTTTGAAAACATCCAATATTACTCCGGGAACCTATGAGTTAGGTGCAGGTACGGCCAACAGCGCTACCTATAGCTTTACTGCCGATGGTACTGAAGTAAATTATAGTACAGGAGTGAACGCAACAGGACAAATTACTATAGAAAATTATGACACTGCAAGCGGTACATTTACAGGTCAGTTTAAATTTAAAGCGAAAAAATTAGGAAATGCTGTCGCGGGTGATTCTATCGTAACCTATCAAAAAGGTGTTTTTTACCATATTCCGGTAACAGCACAATAA